The proteins below are encoded in one region of Thermosulfurimonas marina:
- a CDS encoding aminotransferase class I/II-fold pyridoxal phosphate-dependent enzyme, translating into MLEDLHRELSEIGQRGRLRTLRTIEERRGAWVKIEGRWLLNLSSNDYLGLSTEISLGELAEKLSLFGLGAGAARLLSGNHALYEALEGRLYELYGRPALIFGSGYLANLGVLSGLCGRRDAIFADKLVHASLIDGMRLSGATFYRYPHGDLEALEDLLRRKRGRHRRALIVTESVFSMDGDFPDLPALVEIKERYGAFLVLDEAHAVGVFGRRGLGLAEETGTLQEVDLILGTFGKAFGAYGAFVVSAEEVRRYLIHRARSFIFTTALPAVVVAGALAGLERAVEAGERRRRVRKLARRLRRALGLDQGGLADEVPIVPVVVGEDRRALELSERLFAAGFLAPAIRPPTVPEGTARLRLSLSASMDGKDLERLPPLLRETS; encoded by the coding sequence ATGCTCGAAGATCTGCACCGGGAGCTTTCCGAAATCGGTCAGCGGGGGCGCTTACGCACCCTGCGCACCATCGAGGAGCGGCGCGGGGCCTGGGTCAAAATCGAGGGGCGCTGGCTCCTCAATCTTTCCTCTAACGACTATTTGGGGCTTTCCACGGAAATCTCCCTCGGAGAACTTGCGGAGAAGCTCTCTCTTTTCGGACTGGGAGCCGGGGCCGCCCGGCTCCTTTCCGGAAACCACGCTCTTTATGAGGCCTTGGAGGGCCGCCTTTACGAACTTTACGGACGCCCGGCCCTCATCTTCGGAAGCGGTTATCTGGCCAATCTGGGAGTGCTCTCCGGGCTCTGTGGCCGCAGAGACGCCATCTTTGCCGACAAACTGGTCCACGCCAGCCTCATTGACGGAATGCGTCTTTCTGGAGCCACCTTTTACCGTTATCCCCATGGGGATCTCGAGGCCCTCGAGGACCTCCTGCGCCGCAAGCGCGGGCGGCACCGCCGGGCCCTCATCGTCACCGAATCGGTCTTCAGTATGGACGGAGATTTTCCGGATCTTCCCGCTCTGGTGGAAATCAAGGAACGCTACGGGGCCTTTCTGGTGCTTGATGAGGCCCACGCGGTGGGGGTCTTCGGAAGGCGGGGGCTGGGTCTTGCCGAAGAGACCGGCACCCTCCAGGAGGTAGATCTCATTTTGGGTACCTTCGGCAAGGCCTTCGGGGCCTACGGGGCCTTCGTGGTTTCCGCAGAAGAGGTGCGCCGTTACCTCATCCATCGGGCCCGGAGTTTTATCTTCACCACCGCCCTTCCGGCGGTGGTGGTGGCCGGAGCCCTGGCGGGCCTCGAGCGCGCGGTGGAGGCTGGAGAGCGCCGAAGGAGGGTGCGCAAGCTCGCCCGCCGCCTGCGCCGGGCCCTGGGTCTTGACCAGGGAGGGCTAGCCGATGAAGTACCCATTGTGCCCGTAGTGGTAGGGGAGGACCGCCGAGCGCTCGAACTTTCCGAAAGGCTTTTTGCGGCCGGCTTTCTGGCCCCGGCCATCCGCCCCCCCACCGTGCCCGAGGGCACCGCCCGACTGAGGCTTTCCCTTTCGGCCTCCATGGACGGGAAAGATCTGGAAAGACTACCGCCCCTCCTCCGGGAGACCTCATGA
- a CDS encoding alpha/beta fold hydrolase: MKLELLGDPGAEELLVFFVGWGMDARPFEALVPEGLRVALLFDYRHPELPPLPRARRIKVLAWSLGVRMALECLAQISAEAALLVAGTGAFAHPRWGIDPRLVRLTLEGLKREGEGVRTRFFERMFAQRQECERFFKGRPARQLPEVIEELERALTLPPLFPRNLPRKIPMMALIPEKDRIFPPQAQQRFWTAEGIPFIFLDRGHFPFYALRDLREFWRTYTHDMFKP; this comes from the coding sequence ATGAAGCTCGAGCTTCTGGGAGATCCGGGGGCGGAAGAACTCCTGGTCTTTTTTGTAGGCTGGGGAATGGACGCCCGGCCCTTCGAGGCCCTGGTGCCCGAGGGCCTGCGGGTGGCCCTCCTTTTTGACTATCGCCATCCGGAGCTTCCCCCCCTTCCGAGGGCTCGGCGGATCAAGGTTTTGGCCTGGTCCCTGGGAGTGCGGATGGCCCTGGAGTGCCTGGCGCAAATTTCGGCAGAGGCCGCCCTCCTGGTGGCCGGCACCGGGGCCTTCGCCCACCCTCGGTGGGGGATAGACCCCCGTCTGGTGCGCCTTACTTTAGAGGGCCTAAAAAGGGAAGGCGAAGGAGTCCGGACGCGTTTTTTTGAAAGGATGTTTGCCCAAAGACAAGAGTGCGAAAGATTTTTCAAAGGGCGGCCGGCACGCCAACTTCCCGAGGTCATAGAAGAACTGGAAAGGGCCCTGACCCTTCCTCCCCTCTTTCCCCGAAATCTTCCCCGCAAAATCCCCATGATGGCCCTTATTCCGGAAAAAGACCGCATTTTCCCTCCCCAGGCCCAGCAAAGATTCTGGACCGCCGAAGGAATTCCTTTTATCTTCCTCGACCGGGGCCATTTCCCCTTCTATGCCCTGCGGGATCTCCGGGAATTCTGGAGGACTTACACTCATGATATGTTTAAGCCTTGA
- a CDS encoding methyltransferase domain-containing protein: MLSRELLRRRFRRALPGYEKQARIQAEAAARLLEAVCGISSSWPRILEVGCGPGLFTRPACERLEFEIYLACDLLPECRSKLPRGVFFVVADGEAPPVSPEAFHLVVSSSVIQWFRRPREGLLALARALAPGGVLAVSTFGPETLKEMPGRRRPPGLLSLETWLSFKPPSFRLLAAERALRRISWESPGELLRYLKETGVAGGLPPGELGPLRRWLSGPGPFHLTFELETFLWQRVV; this comes from the coding sequence GTGCTTTCTCGAGAGCTTCTTCGGCGGCGTTTTCGTCGGGCCCTTCCGGGATACGAAAAACAGGCCCGGATTCAGGCCGAAGCCGCCGCAAGACTCCTTGAGGCCGTATGCGGGATTTCCTCCTCCTGGCCCCGAATCCTGGAGGTGGGCTGCGGCCCGGGGCTTTTTACCCGCCCGGCCTGTGAGCGGCTAGAGTTTGAAATCTATTTGGCCTGTGATCTCCTTCCCGAGTGCCGCTCCAAACTCCCCCGGGGGGTCTTCTTCGTGGTGGCCGACGGAGAGGCCCCCCCGGTGTCCCCGGAGGCCTTCCACCTGGTGGTGTCCTCCTCGGTCATTCAGTGGTTCCGGCGGCCCCGAGAAGGGCTTTTGGCTCTGGCCCGGGCCCTCGCTCCCGGAGGGGTCCTGGCGGTATCCACCTTCGGCCCGGAGACCTTAAAGGAAATGCCCGGAAGACGCAGACCCCCGGGGCTTCTCTCCCTGGAGACCTGGCTCTCTTTCAAGCCCCCTTCCTTTCGGCTTCTTGCGGCCGAAAGGGCCCTTCGAAGGATCTCCTGGGAGAGCCCGGGGGAACTTCTCCGCTATCTCAAAGAGACCGGGGTGGCCGGAGGCCTTCCCCCGGGGGAGCTGGGGCCCCTGCGCCGATGGCTTTCCGGACCGGGGCCCTTTCACCTCACCTTTGAACTGGAGACCTTTCTATGGCAACGGGTCGTCTGA
- the bioD gene encoding dethiobiotin synthase, producing the protein MATGRLIFVAGTDTGVGKTVACGLLARAYRKLGLKVITAKPVQTGAREPEDLLLHRRLMDLPPDPPELLSLTCPYLFSYPAAPITAAAREGKKVDLKVLLESLKALLFRYEMVLVEGAGGLYVPYTEEATFLDLIQYFMAPVVVVSAARLGTINHTLLTLEALRSRGLVVPALFYNRFFETEPYLASESLREIQRRAGPLAVFEMPSLSEKNLVEITEALKEFLKETPGLRP; encoded by the coding sequence ATGGCAACGGGTCGTCTGATCTTTGTAGCCGGAACGGACACCGGAGTGGGAAAGACTGTAGCCTGCGGGCTCCTGGCCCGGGCCTACCGCAAGCTGGGCCTTAAGGTGATCACCGCCAAACCCGTACAGACCGGGGCCCGCGAGCCCGAGGACCTCCTTCTCCATCGGCGTCTCATGGACCTTCCCCCGGATCCTCCGGAACTCCTTTCCCTCACCTGCCCTTATCTCTTCTCCTATCCCGCGGCCCCCATCACCGCGGCCGCCCGAGAAGGAAAAAAAGTGGACTTAAAAGTCCTCCTTGAGTCTTTAAAGGCCCTTCTTTTCCGCTACGAGATGGTCCTGGTGGAAGGGGCCGGGGGGCTTTATGTGCCTTACACGGAAGAGGCTACCTTTCTGGACCTCATCCAGTATTTTATGGCCCCGGTGGTGGTGGTCTCTGCGGCCCGGTTGGGCACCATCAACCATACCCTGCTTACCCTGGAGGCCTTGCGCTCCCGGGGCCTGGTGGTTCCGGCCCTCTTTTACAATCGTTTTTTTGAAACCGAGCCTTATCTGGCTTCCGAAAGCCTGCGGGAGATTCAGCGCCGGGCAGGCCCGCTTGCGGTCTTCGAGATGCCCTCCCTTTCCGAAAAAAATCTGGTGGAGATCACCGAGGCCCTCAAAGAGTTTCTGAAAGAGACTCCGGGGCTCAGACCTTAA
- the bioB gene encoding biotin synthase BioB, translated as MEKETLRGILSGKVPLWPYLEEARRLREEVFGSRVETCAIVNAKSGRCPSDCRFCAQSAHWQTEAPVYPLLSEDRLLRAVEEAARAGVDRFSFVTSGVRLSGRELERLLRVIARCRREFPGLKLCASLGTLGREELQALKEAGLSRYHHNLETAESFYPRICTTQRWRDRYETALRVKEVGLSLCCGGIFGLGEGPEEVLEFAETLAELSPDSVPVNFLHPIPGTPLAGANFLTPLKCLAILVVLRLSLPRTQIRVCGGREFNLRELQALVPLVCDALMVGNYLTTRGRRLSDDRRLIEDLGYTCGLKV; from the coding sequence ATGGAAAAAGAGACCCTGCGCGGGATCCTTTCCGGGAAGGTGCCCCTCTGGCCCTATCTGGAGGAGGCCCGGCGGCTGCGGGAGGAGGTCTTCGGCTCCCGGGTGGAGACCTGCGCCATCGTGAACGCCAAAAGCGGCCGCTGCCCCTCCGACTGTCGCTTTTGCGCCCAGTCGGCCCACTGGCAGACCGAGGCCCCGGTCTATCCCCTCCTTTCCGAAGATCGGCTCCTGCGGGCCGTAGAAGAGGCGGCCCGGGCCGGAGTGGATCGCTTCAGCTTCGTGACCAGTGGGGTGCGCCTTTCGGGCCGGGAGCTTGAGCGCCTTCTCCGGGTGATCGCACGCTGCCGCCGGGAATTTCCTGGGCTCAAGCTCTGCGCTTCCCTGGGGACCCTGGGACGGGAGGAACTCCAGGCCCTCAAAGAGGCCGGCCTTTCCCGCTATCACCACAATCTGGAGACCGCCGAAAGCTTCTACCCCCGGATCTGCACCACCCAGCGCTGGCGCGACCGCTACGAGACGGCCTTAAGGGTCAAGGAGGTGGGCCTTTCCCTCTGCTGCGGGGGGATCTTCGGGCTGGGGGAGGGGCCGGAGGAGGTCCTGGAGTTTGCCGAGACCCTGGCGGAGCTTTCCCCGGACTCCGTGCCCGTAAATTTTCTCCACCCCATCCCCGGGACCCCGCTTGCGGGAGCGAACTTCCTTACCCCGCTTAAGTGTTTGGCCATCCTGGTGGTCCTGCGCCTTTCTCTCCCCCGGACCCAGATCCGGGTCTGTGGGGGGCGGGAATTCAACCTGCGCGAACTTCAGGCCCTGGTGCCTCTCGTCTGTGACGCCCTCATGGTGGGAAATTACCTTACCACCCGCGGACGCCGCCTCTCCGACGACCGCAGGCTTATAGAAGACCTGGGCTACACCTGCGGCCTTAAGGTCTGA
- a CDS encoding putative porin, which produces MKRLMGLLVAVFLMVPGGLWAYGASQEELLQRIQQLEQELQALKQQLQEVKQAQEETSESVEEMSDFVDKLKDNAGKFQIWGDIRTRIDSTRAYVPESYWSYFNGFTYSNEVHAMVPFIDKTDKEHWTPVKGHRENDTVWTNRMRINFKVNPTENTNVKVRLAYYKIWGMSDDYVSPEIFPGMSNNFSFGVRPSDSRLYVDRAYFNWVNVGGYPIWISFGRRPTTHGSPQHLREGLDKKEASPSGINIDVPFDGATIGFQYRWPWPGRIRFCYGRGFESGFKMPIDRAKDDVDFYGFVWDVIDDPDRNMMLIVQAFKAEGVMDFPEGTWFMSKLGPTYVTTRNNLGDIYELGATWIHKVDIPYLGLEGVDYFLSVGASITDPDAIGSMPIAYYNGTGFSFAKMYYTLLGGFANAVNAVNTDTHTGWAVYVGARIPLPWVPGAKLGLEYNYGSKWWMPFMVATDDVYINKLTTRGHVAEVYWIQDLPAGEALSKYAKVFLRLGFQYFWFNYSGSGMWLGEPHEIHELDDLANTQMFMPIDHMYNLYASFEIYF; this is translated from the coding sequence ATGAAGCGGCTAATGGGTTTGTTGGTGGCGGTCTTTTTGATGGTGCCCGGTGGGCTCTGGGCCTACGGGGCCTCGCAGGAGGAGCTCCTGCAGCGGATCCAACAACTGGAGCAGGAGCTTCAGGCCTTAAAGCAGCAACTTCAGGAGGTCAAGCAGGCCCAGGAGGAGACTTCGGAGTCCGTGGAGGAGATGAGCGATTTTGTGGACAAACTCAAGGACAACGCGGGCAAATTCCAGATCTGGGGAGACATTCGCACCCGCATCGACTCCACCCGGGCCTATGTGCCGGAAAGTTATTGGAGCTATTTTAATGGATTTACTTATTCAAATGAGGTGCACGCGATGGTACCTTTTATTGATAAAACTGATAAGGAGCATTGGACTCCCGTAAAAGGGCACCGGGAGAATGACACGGTGTGGACCAACCGGATGCGGATCAACTTCAAGGTCAATCCCACGGAAAACACCAATGTGAAGGTGCGCCTGGCCTATTACAAGATCTGGGGGATGAGCGACGATTATGTTTCTCCCGAAATCTTCCCGGGCATGAGCAACAATTTTAGCTTCGGGGTGCGTCCTTCGGACAGCCGCCTCTATGTGGACCGGGCCTACTTTAACTGGGTGAATGTGGGGGGCTATCCTATCTGGATCTCCTTCGGTCGCCGGCCCACCACCCACGGGTCCCCGCAGCACCTGCGGGAGGGGCTGGACAAGAAGGAGGCCTCGCCTAGCGGGATCAACATTGATGTGCCCTTTGACGGGGCCACCATCGGTTTTCAGTATCGCTGGCCCTGGCCCGGGCGCATCCGCTTCTGCTACGGCCGTGGCTTTGAGTCCGGCTTCAAGATGCCCATCGACCGGGCCAAAGACGATGTGGACTTCTACGGCTTCGTCTGGGACGTGATCGATGATCCCGACCGCAACATGATGCTCATCGTCCAGGCCTTCAAGGCCGAAGGGGTGATGGACTTTCCGGAGGGGACCTGGTTCATGTCCAAGCTCGGTCCCACATACGTGACCACCCGGAACAACCTGGGCGATATCTACGAGCTCGGGGCCACCTGGATCCACAAGGTGGATATCCCCTACCTGGGTCTTGAGGGAGTGGACTACTTCCTCTCCGTGGGGGCCTCTATTACCGATCCGGACGCGATAGGAAGCATGCCTATTGCTTATTATAATGGTACAGGCTTTAGTTTCGCTAAAATGTATTACACCTTGCTTGGCGGATTTGCTAATGCAGTTAATGCAGTTAACACCGACACCCACACGGGCTGGGCGGTGTATGTGGGAGCGCGGATACCGCTTCCCTGGGTGCCCGGGGCCAAGCTCGGCCTGGAGTATAACTACGGCTCCAAGTGGTGGATGCCCTTCATGGTGGCTACCGACGACGTTTACATCAACAAGCTGACCACCCGCGGGCATGTGGCCGAGGTTTACTGGATCCAGGATCTGCCCGCCGGAGAGGCCCTCTCCAAGTACGCCAAGGTCTTCCTGCGCCTAGGATTCCAGTACTTCTGGTTCAACTACAGCGGAAGCGGAATGTGGCTGGGTGAACCGCATGAGATCCATGAACTTGATGATCTTGCCAATACGCAGATGTTCATGCCCATCGATCACATGTATAACCTCTACGCCTCCTTTGAGATCTACTTCTAA